The following proteins come from a genomic window of Chryseobacterium glaciei:
- a CDS encoding T9SS type A sorting domain-containing protein: protein MKKHLFPLFLVLLGANAHAQQDFFALTGKDTPGIVFNDFRAIDAVNGTSGEAVFTADSSAKIFSQTRNGSVTEDKNSYNNSQATTMATLAYDSRNNNLVYMPMFSSNIYVLNSKTKEITLVENNVARVTSCDINSHITRMATGYDGNIYAMNNSGTQFLQISKKNNQYVVNDLGIVKDDSSNGKNSFTTIETGFGGDMIADADNNFYVFATSGNVFKVSTKELKSKFVGKIIGIPEGYSVNGAAVNSNGKVVIASAKGAPLYEVNLNDLQAKQLPGNLNLHIYDLASKYFANDKAISNNVLANLDIYPTRVDEQLINVNVNDKSVKGNLKLTIFDISGKNVMQQNLSVKDGSLNQQVYLKNLINGAYIVSIANESGKILLSKKIIVTE, encoded by the coding sequence ATGAAAAAACATTTATTCCCTTTATTTTTGGTATTATTAGGAGCAAACGCTCATGCCCAGCAAGATTTTTTTGCATTGACGGGAAAAGATACTCCAGGTATTGTTTTTAATGACTTTCGTGCCATTGATGCGGTAAATGGAACTTCTGGAGAAGCTGTCTTCACGGCAGATTCTTCTGCAAAAATATTTTCGCAGACAAGAAATGGTTCTGTAACCGAGGATAAAAATTCTTACAACAATTCTCAGGCGACGACAATGGCAACTTTAGCATATGATTCTAGGAATAATAATCTGGTGTATATGCCGATGTTTTCATCAAATATCTATGTTTTAAATTCTAAAACGAAAGAAATCACTTTGGTTGAAAACAATGTTGCGAGAGTAACTTCTTGCGATATTAATTCTCACATAACGAGAATGGCAACTGGATATGACGGTAATATTTACGCGATGAATAATTCCGGAACACAGTTTTTACAGATCAGTAAAAAGAACAATCAATATGTTGTAAATGATCTTGGGATTGTTAAAGATGATTCTTCAAACGGGAAAAATTCTTTCACAACAATTGAAACAGGCTTTGGAGGTGATATGATCGCCGATGCAGATAATAATTTCTATGTTTTTGCAACTTCCGGAAATGTTTTCAAAGTTTCAACTAAAGAATTAAAGTCCAAATTTGTAGGAAAAATAATAGGAATTCCCGAAGGTTATTCTGTAAACGGAGCTGCGGTAAATTCTAACGGAAAAGTTGTGATTGCAAGTGCAAAAGGAGCGCCTTTATATGAAGTTAATTTGAATGATTTACAGGCAAAACAACTTCCGGGAAATTTAAATTTACATATTTATGATTTGGCGAGTAAATATTTCGCTAATGATAAAGCAATTTCAAATAATGTTTTGGCAAATTTAGATATCTATCCGACCAGAGTTGATGAGCAATTGATCAACGTAAATGTGAATGATAAATCGGTAAAAGGAAATCTTAAACTTACTATTTTTGATATCTCGGGTAAAAATGTAATGCAACAGAATTTATCCGTAAAAGACGGTTCATTAAATCAACAGGTTTATTTGAAAAATCTCATCAATGGAGCTTATATTGTGAGTATCGCTAATGAGTCCGGAAAAATATTATTAAGCAAGAAAATTATTGTAACAGAATAA
- the cysS gene encoding cysteine--tRNA ligase: MQLKIYSSLTAEKEIFNPILEGNVGMYVCGPTVYSNVHLGNVRTFLSFDFIYRSLTHLGYKVRYVRNITDAGHLTDDGDVNNDRFVKQTRLEKLEPMEIVQKYTVDFHKVLEMFNLLPPNIEPTATGHIVEQIELTQKLIEKGFAYESNGSVYFDVLEYNKRGLNYGELSKRNIEELFANTRDLDGQGEKKNPQDFALWKKASPAHIMRWNSPWGEGFPGWHLECTAMSTKYLGEKFDIHGGGMDLKFPHHECEIAQGKACNDTAPVNYWMHANMLTMNTQRMSKSTGNYILPMQLVTGDNDFFEKPFHPSIVRFCFLQAHYRSVLDISNDAMIASEKGFIRLMEAVKVLNSITPNDEKQSGFNLEEWKNKAYDALNDDFNSPVLIAHLFEAVKFIFALNDEKETISMKDLEDLKSTLNALIFDVLGLQAVEENNNEKLDQTLQVLIELRNQARKSKNFDLSDQIRDKLLAEGIELKDGRDGTTYVLN; encoded by the coding sequence ATGCAATTAAAAATATACAGCTCGCTTACAGCGGAAAAAGAAATATTTAACCCCATTTTAGAAGGAAACGTCGGAATGTACGTCTGTGGACCTACCGTTTACAGCAATGTGCATTTGGGAAATGTGAGAACTTTCCTTTCTTTCGACTTTATTTACAGAAGCTTAACGCATTTGGGATATAAAGTAAGATACGTAAGAAATATCACCGATGCAGGGCACCTTACAGACGATGGAGACGTAAACAACGACAGATTTGTAAAGCAAACCCGTCTTGAAAAACTGGAGCCAATGGAAATTGTACAGAAATATACGGTTGATTTTCATAAGGTTTTGGAAATGTTTAATTTACTTCCTCCAAACATAGAACCTACAGCAACAGGTCATATTGTTGAGCAAATTGAATTAACTCAGAAATTAATTGAAAAAGGTTTCGCTTACGAAAGCAATGGATCTGTATATTTTGACGTTCTTGAATACAATAAAAGAGGTCTTAATTACGGTGAGCTTTCAAAACGTAATATTGAAGAACTTTTCGCTAATACCCGCGATTTAGACGGACAAGGTGAAAAGAAAAATCCACAGGATTTTGCTCTTTGGAAAAAAGCTTCACCTGCACACATCATGAGATGGAATTCGCCTTGGGGAGAAGGTTTCCCAGGATGGCATCTTGAATGTACTGCAATGAGCACTAAATATTTAGGTGAGAAATTTGATATTCACGGAGGTGGAATGGATTTAAAATTCCCACATCACGAATGTGAAATTGCTCAAGGAAAAGCTTGCAATGATACCGCTCCGGTAAATTACTGGATGCATGCTAATATGTTGACAATGAATACGCAACGTATGAGTAAGTCGACAGGGAATTACATTTTACCGATGCAGTTGGTTACGGGAGATAATGATTTCTTTGAAAAGCCTTTCCATCCGTCGATTGTACGTTTTTGTTTCCTACAGGCTCATTACAGAAGTGTTTTAGATATTTCTAATGATGCTATGATCGCGAGTGAAAAAGGTTTCATCAGATTAATGGAAGCGGTAAAAGTGTTGAATTCAATCACTCCAAATGATGAAAAACAATCAGGTTTTAATCTGGAAGAGTGGAAAAATAAAGCTTACGATGCTTTAAATGATGATTTCAATTCTCCGGTTCTTATCGCTCATTTATTTGAAGCTGTGAAATTTATTTTTGCTTTAAATGATGAAAAAGAAACTATTTCAATGAAAGATTTAGAGGATTTGAAATCAACTTTAAATGCTTTAATATTTGATGTTCTGGGACTTCAGGCGGTCGAAGAAAATAACAATGAAAAGTTAGATCAAACATTACAGGTTTTAATCGAATTGAGAAATCAGGCAAGAAAATCGAAGAACTTTGACCTTTCAGATCAAATCCGCGATAAACTTCTTGCTGAAGGGATTGAATTAAAAGACGGAAGAGACGGAACAACTTACGTTTTGAACTAA
- the folE gene encoding GTP cyclohydrolase I FolE, with the protein MVDFTDNDDDIFTGKEHTPIREDAFDKSPQEKIEKITELFGEIMETLGLDMTDDSLKDSPTRVAKMYVNEIFGGLLPENKPGISTFSNKYKYSQMLVEKDITVYSFCEHHFLPIIGRAHVAYISNGEVIGLSKINRIVDYYAKRPQVQERLTMQIVNALKEALGTKNVACIIDAKHLCVNCRGIKDTASSTITAELSGIFKTNPITRQEFLHYVGSHAKLD; encoded by the coding sequence ATGGTTGATTTTACTGATAACGACGATGATATTTTCACAGGAAAAGAACATACGCCTATACGGGAAGATGCTTTTGATAAATCGCCACAGGAAAAAATAGAAAAGATCACTGAACTTTTCGGTGAGATTATGGAAACGCTGGGATTGGATATGACAGATGATTCTTTGAAAGATTCCCCAACGCGTGTTGCCAAAATGTATGTAAATGAAATTTTTGGAGGACTATTACCGGAAAACAAACCGGGAATTTCTACATTTTCCAATAAATATAAATACAGCCAAATGTTGGTTGAGAAAGATATCACGGTATATTCTTTTTGCGAACACCACTTTTTACCAATTATTGGGAGAGCGCATGTTGCCTACATTTCAAATGGCGAAGTAATTGGACTTTCAAAAATTAACAGGATTGTAGATTATTATGCGAAGCGGCCACAGGTTCAGGAAAGATTGACAATGCAGATTGTGAACGCGTTAAAAGAAGCTTTAGGTACAAAAAATGTTGCCTGTATCATCGATGCTAAACATCTTTGTGTAAATTGCAGAGGAATTAAAGATACTGCAAGTTCTACCATCACAGCAGAATTAAGCGGAATTTTCAAAACAAATCCTATTACAAGACAGGAATTCTTACATTACGTAGGAAGTCATGCTAAATTGGATTAA
- the metF gene encoding methylenetetrahydrofolate reductase [NAD(P)H] has translation MKITEHIKNANGKTLFSLEVVPPQKGIGIEDLYGNIDPLMEFKPPFIDVTTSREEYIYIDKGNGLMERKITRMRPGTLGICSAIQHKYNVDTVPHLLCGGFTKEETEYLLVDCMYLGIDNVMALRGDAMKGHQYFEPTKGGHASAMDLVHQINDLGRGKYLHDEQACEENNKFCIGVAGYPEKHMEAPSMNYDLKWLKQKVDAGADYIVTQMFFDNKRFIEFVTKAREMGITVPIIPGIKPIATKRHLKLLPQVFKIDLPEDLINEVESAKNNEAVKQIGVEWAINQCKELLDFGVPVLHFYSMGKSDNIKKVAGELF, from the coding sequence ATGAAGATTACAGAACACATAAAAAATGCAAACGGAAAAACTTTGTTCTCCTTAGAAGTTGTTCCGCCTCAGAAAGGAATCGGAATTGAAGATTTGTATGGAAATATAGACCCTTTGATGGAATTTAAACCTCCTTTTATTGATGTGACGACTTCTCGCGAAGAATATATTTACATTGATAAAGGCAACGGTCTGATGGAACGTAAAATTACCAGAATGCGTCCCGGAACATTGGGGATTTGTTCGGCAATTCAGCATAAATATAATGTAGATACCGTTCCGCATTTGCTTTGTGGAGGGTTTACAAAAGAAGAAACAGAATATCTTTTAGTAGACTGTATGTATCTTGGGATTGATAATGTAATGGCGCTTCGTGGTGATGCAATGAAAGGACACCAGTATTTTGAACCTACAAAAGGAGGTCACGCGAGTGCGATGGATTTGGTTCATCAAATTAATGATTTAGGAAGAGGAAAATACCTTCATGACGAGCAGGCTTGTGAAGAAAATAACAAGTTTTGCATTGGAGTAGCCGGCTATCCTGAAAAACATATGGAAGCACCTTCCATGAACTACGACTTAAAATGGCTGAAACAAAAAGTGGATGCCGGAGCAGACTATATCGTAACTCAAATGTTTTTTGATAATAAAAGGTTTATCGAGTTTGTGACAAAGGCGAGAGAAATGGGAATTACAGTTCCAATTATCCCTGGAATTAAACCAATTGCAACAAAAAGACATTTGAAATTATTACCACAGGTTTTCAAAATCGATTTACCGGAAGATTTAATTAATGAAGTGGAAAGTGCTAAAAACAATGAAGCCGTAAAGCAAATCGGGGTAGAATGGGCAATCAATCAATGCAAAGAACTTCTTGATTTTGGAGTTCCTGTTTTACATTTCTACTCAATGGGGAAAAGTGACAATATTAAAAAAGTAGCAGGAGAGCTATTTTAA
- the metH gene encoding methionine synthase — protein sequence MKYLRLSGLEPLIITPESNFINVGERTNVAGSKKFLRLIKEEKFSEALDIARHQVEGGAQILDVNFDDGLIDGKASMIKFLNLVGSEPDISRIPIMIDSSKWEILEAGLQVVQGKSVVNSISLKGGKEEFVKQAKAIKRYGAAVIVMAFDEDGQADTYDRRLEITKRSYDILVDEVKFPAEDIIFDLNIFPVATGMDEHRRNAIDFIEATRWVRQNLPYASVSGGVSNVSFSFRGNDTVREAMHSVFLYHAIQAGMNIGIVNPAMLEVYDEINKELLGLVEDVILDKREDATERLLDYSEKNKSVKKEVVEELEWRTRPLQERITHSLVKGIDRFIEEDVEEARLQSAKPLHVIEVNLMTGMGVVGDLFGSGKMFLPQVVKSARVMKKAVAYLQPFIEAEKDGERPANGKILMATVKGDVHDIGKNIVSVVLGCNNYEIVDLGVMVPAEKIIQAAIEHNVDVIGLSGLITPSLDEMVYIASELERQNLNFPLLIGGATTSKAHTAVKIDLKYKNAVVHVNDASRAVNVVSSLLGDRNKEYVNDLKSDYSDFREKFLNRQIDKEYVSIEDARKDKFKIDWENEEIFTPNNLGVQVFEGQDLNELVPFIDWSPFFRSWDLHGKYPNIFDDEVVGEQAKELFKDAQVILKKILDEKALTAKAIFGIFKANSTEDDDILIFDENDQQQSKFITLRQQLQKSKGKEYLALSDFIAPQSSGKTDYVGAFCVTTGFGTDELSDEYEKANDDYNAIMVKALADRFAEAYAEFLHKKVRTEYWGYANQENLSNDDLIAEKYKGVRPAPGYPACPDHLEKHAIWDLLKVEENIGVYLTESLAMFPTAAVSGYYFGSPHAKYFGLGKITEDQLKDYSKRKGISLQEARKWLSPNLAD from the coding sequence ATGAAATATTTAAGACTATCGGGCCTTGAGCCTCTTATTATAACTCCGGAAAGTAATTTTATCAACGTTGGTGAAAGGACGAATGTTGCCGGTTCCAAAAAGTTTTTAAGATTAATTAAAGAAGAGAAATTTTCTGAAGCTTTGGATATTGCCCGTCATCAGGTTGAAGGCGGCGCACAGATCCTTGACGTTAATTTTGATGACGGATTGATCGATGGAAAAGCATCCATGATAAAATTCCTGAACTTAGTAGGTTCAGAACCGGATATTTCCAGAATTCCGATCATGATTGACTCCTCGAAATGGGAGATTTTAGAAGCTGGATTACAGGTTGTTCAAGGAAAATCTGTAGTAAATTCTATCAGTTTAAAAGGTGGTAAAGAGGAATTTGTAAAACAGGCTAAAGCCATAAAGAGATACGGTGCAGCGGTTATTGTCATGGCTTTTGATGAAGACGGACAAGCTGATACCTACGATCGTAGGCTTGAAATCACTAAAAGGTCTTATGATATTTTAGTTGATGAGGTGAAGTTTCCGGCTGAGGATATTATTTTCGATTTAAATATTTTCCCTGTTGCAACTGGAATGGATGAACATAGAAGAAATGCAATCGACTTCATCGAAGCGACAAGATGGGTTCGTCAAAATCTTCCGTATGCGTCTGTAAGTGGAGGTGTAAGCAATGTTTCGTTCTCTTTCCGAGGAAATGATACGGTGAGAGAAGCGATGCACTCGGTTTTCCTTTATCACGCGATTCAGGCAGGAATGAATATTGGAATTGTAAACCCAGCAATGTTGGAAGTTTATGATGAAATTAATAAAGAATTATTAGGTCTTGTAGAAGACGTGATTCTCGACAAAAGAGAAGATGCAACAGAAAGGTTGTTGGATTATTCTGAAAAGAATAAATCTGTCAAAAAAGAAGTCGTTGAAGAACTAGAATGGCGTACCAGACCTTTACAGGAAAGAATTACACACTCTTTAGTAAAAGGGATCGACCGTTTTATTGAAGAAGATGTAGAAGAAGCAAGGTTACAATCTGCCAAACCGTTACATGTTATTGAAGTTAATTTAATGACAGGAATGGGTGTTGTTGGTGACTTATTCGGAAGCGGAAAAATGTTCCTTCCACAAGTTGTAAAATCGGCAAGGGTAATGAAAAAGGCGGTGGCCTATTTACAACCATTTATTGAAGCTGAAAAAGACGGTGAAAGACCTGCCAACGGTAAAATCTTAATGGCAACGGTAAAAGGTGACGTTCATGATATTGGTAAAAATATTGTGAGCGTTGTGTTGGGTTGTAACAATTATGAGATTGTAGATCTTGGAGTAATGGTTCCTGCCGAGAAAATTATTCAGGCTGCAATTGAACATAATGTAGATGTTATTGGTCTGAGTGGTTTGATCACGCCAAGTTTAGATGAAATGGTGTACATCGCATCAGAATTAGAACGTCAGAATCTTAATTTCCCATTATTGATCGGTGGTGCAACGACTTCAAAAGCACATACTGCGGTAAAAATAGATTTAAAATATAAAAATGCAGTTGTTCACGTTAACGATGCTTCCAGAGCGGTAAACGTGGTGAGTTCTTTATTAGGAGATAGAAATAAAGAATATGTAAACGATTTAAAGAGTGACTATTCAGATTTCCGTGAAAAATTCCTGAACAGACAAATTGATAAGGAATATGTTTCGATTGAAGATGCAAGAAAAGATAAATTTAAAATCGACTGGGAAAACGAAGAAATTTTCACACCGAATAATTTAGGGGTACAGGTTTTTGAAGGTCAGGATTTGAATGAATTGGTTCCGTTTATCGACTGGTCACCATTTTTCAGAAGTTGGGATCTTCATGGGAAGTACCCGAATATTTTTGATGATGAGGTGGTAGGAGAGCAGGCCAAAGAATTATTTAAAGATGCTCAGGTTATTTTAAAGAAAATTTTAGATGAAAAAGCATTGACAGCCAAAGCGATCTTCGGAATTTTCAAGGCAAATTCAACTGAAGATGATGATATTTTAATTTTTGATGAAAATGATCAGCAGCAATCTAAATTTATCACATTAAGACAGCAGCTTCAAAAATCTAAAGGCAAAGAATATTTAGCATTAAGCGATTTTATTGCTCCTCAAAGTTCAGGAAAAACTGATTATGTAGGAGCTTTCTGTGTGACTACAGGTTTTGGAACTGATGAATTGTCAGATGAATATGAAAAAGCCAATGACGATTATAATGCAATCATGGTAAAAGCTTTGGCTGACCGTTTTGCAGAAGCTTATGCTGAATTTTTACATAAAAAAGTAAGAACAGAATATTGGGGATATGCCAATCAGGAAAATTTAAGCAATGATGATTTAATTGCTGAAAAATATAAAGGAGTTCGTCCTGCACCGGGCTATCCGGCTTGTCCAGATCATTTGGAAAAACATGCCATTTGGGATCTTTTAAAAGTAGAAGAAAATATCGGAGTTTATCTTACAGAAAGCTTAGCAATGTTTCCGACAGCTGCCGTTTCCGGATATTATTTCGGAAGTCCGCATGCAAAATATTTTGGGCTCGGAAAAATTACAGAAGATCAGTTGAAAGACTATTCTAAGAGGAAAGGAATTTCTTTACAGGAAGCCAGAAAATGGTTGTCACCTAATTTAGCAGATTAA
- a CDS encoding homocysteine S-methyltransferase family protein, translating to MKNSEQLYKALSERILILDGAMGTMLQRYKFEEEDYRGERFKDYEHPVKGNNDLLSLTQPHAIEEVHKKYLEAGADILETNTFSGTTIAMADYHMEELVYELNYESAKIARKVCDEFTAQNPDKPRFVAGSIGPTNRTASLSPDVNDPGYRAITFDELRIAYKQQSEALLDGGSDILLVETIFDTLNAKAALFAIDEISEERGIKIPIMVSGTITDASGRTLSGQTAEAFLISVSHLNLLSVGFNCALGANQLTPYLETLAHNSDFFVSAYPNAGLPNAFGKYDETPEFMAEQIREYVEKGLINIIGGCCGTTPDHIKAIADLVDKYEPRKVREIV from the coding sequence ATGAAAAATTCAGAACAATTATATAAAGCGTTATCAGAAAGAATTTTAATTCTTGACGGAGCAATGGGAACAATGCTTCAGCGGTATAAATTCGAGGAAGAAGATTACCGTGGCGAAAGGTTCAAGGATTATGAGCACCCTGTAAAAGGAAATAATGATTTACTTTCATTAACGCAACCTCATGCGATCGAGGAAGTTCATAAAAAGTACTTGGAAGCCGGAGCTGATATTTTGGAAACCAACACCTTTTCAGGAACAACCATTGCAATGGCAGATTATCATATGGAAGAGTTGGTGTACGAACTGAACTATGAATCTGCAAAAATTGCAAGAAAAGTTTGTGATGAATTTACCGCTCAAAATCCTGATAAACCAAGATTTGTAGCAGGTTCAATCGGGCCAACCAACAGAACGGCAAGTTTAAGCCCTGATGTAAACGATCCAGGATACAGAGCAATCACTTTTGATGAATTAAGAATTGCCTACAAACAACAGTCTGAAGCTTTATTAGATGGAGGTTCAGATATTTTATTGGTAGAAACTATTTTCGATACATTGAATGCAAAAGCTGCTCTTTTCGCTATTGATGAAATCAGCGAAGAAAGAGGAATTAAAATTCCAATCATGGTTTCAGGAACAATTACCGATGCATCAGGAAGAACGTTAAGCGGACAAACTGCAGAAGCATTTTTGATCTCAGTTTCACATTTAAATTTATTGAGCGTTGGTTTCAATTGTGCTTTAGGAGCAAATCAATTAACGCCCTATTTGGAAACGTTGGCACATAATTCAGATTTCTTTGTTTCAGCGTATCCCAATGCTGGTCTGCCAAATGCGTTCGGAAAATATGATGAAACGCCAGAATTTATGGCAGAACAAATCAGAGAATACGTAGAAAAAGGACTCATCAATATCATCGGAGGTTGCTGTGGTACAACACCAGATCATATCAAAGCAATTGCAGATTTGGTTGATAAATATGAGCCAAGAAAAGTGAGAGAAATTGTATAA